A genomic window from Populus nigra chromosome 7, ddPopNigr1.1, whole genome shotgun sequence includes:
- the LOC133699758 gene encoding malate dehydrogenase, chloroplastic-like, protein MAATSAATFSAGSTVAFGTKASQLPQSKPSAVRFKSQKSLATFSGLKAATFVKCESESSFLGKESSAALRGSVVPKAQKSSQKSQYHLNPQASYKVAILGAAGGIGQPLALLVKMSPLVSALHLYDIANVKGVAADISHCNTPAQVLDFTGASELPNSLKGVDVVVIPAGIPRKPGMTRDDLFNINASIVKNLVEAVADNCPDAFIHIISNPVNSTVPIAAEVLKKKGVYDPKKLFGVTTLDVVRANTFVAQKKNLKLIDVDVPVVGGHAGITILPLLSKTKPSVSFTDEEVQELTVRIQNAGTEVVQAKAGAGSATLSMAYAAARFVESSLRALDGDADVYECSFVQSDHTELPFFASRVKLGRKGVEALISSDLQGLTTYEQEALEALKPELKASIEKGIESAQKQPVGA, encoded by the coding sequence ATGGCGGCAACATCAGCAGCTACCTTTTCAGCTGGATCTACTGTCGCCTTTGGCACCAAAGCAAGCCAACTCCCACAATCAAAACCATCAGCTGTAAGATTCAAGTCCCAGAAATCACTTGCAACCTTCAGTGGTCTCAAGGCAGCTACGTTTGTGAAGTGTGAGTCAGAGTCATCTTTCTTAGGCAAGGAAAGTAGCGCAGCCCTTCGAGGCTCTGTTGTACCAAAAGCTCAAAAATCAAGCCAAAAGTCACAGTATCACCTAAACCCACAGGCATCTTACAAAGTGGCAATTCTTGGAGCTGCTGGAGGAATAGGCCAGCCCCTAGCACTTCTAGTTAAGATGTCTCCATTGGTTTCAGCCCTGCACCTCTATGATATAGCAAATGTCAAGGGAGTTGCTGCTGACATCAGTCACTGTAATACCCCTGCGCAAGTTTTGGATTTCACAGGGGCTTCTGAGTTACCCAATTCTCTGAAGGGTGTCGATGTTGTTGTCATACCTGCTGGGATTCCAAGGAAGCCTGGTATGACCCGGGATGACCTCTTCAACATCAATGCCAGCATAGTGAAGAACTTGGTTGAGGCTGTGGCTGATAACTGCCCTGATGCTTTCATCCACATTATCAGCAATCCAGTAAACTCTACAGTGCCAATTGCAGCTGAAGTTTTGAAGAAGAAGGGTGTGTATGATCCAAAGAAGCTCTTTGGCGTTACTACACTTGATGTCGTGAGGGCAAATACATTTGTTGCTCAGAAGAAAAACCTCAAGCTTATTGACGTGGATGTGCCAGTGGTGGGAGGGCATGCAGGGATAACTATTCTTCCCCTTCTATCAAAGACAAAACCCTCTGTTAGTTTCACTGATGAGGAAGTGCAGGAGCTAACTGTAAGGATCCAGAATGCAGGGACAGAAGTTGTGCAGGCAAAGGCAGGGGCAGGGTCTGCAACCCTGTCAATGGCATACGCCGCAGCCAGATTTGTCGAATCTTCTCTTCGTGCTTTGGATGGGGATGCTGACGTCTATGAGTGCTCGTTTGTGCAATCTGATCATACTGAGCTTCCATTCTTTGCTTCTAGGGTAAAACTTGGAAGGAAGGGGGTTGAAGCTCTCATTTCATCTGACCTCCAAGGGCTGACTACGTATGAACAGGAGGCACTGGAAGCTCTCAAGCCTGAACTGAAGGCCAGCATTGAGAAGGGTATTGAATCTGCTCAGAAGCAACCAGTTGGTGCATAG